A stretch of DNA from Cannabis sativa cultivar Pink pepper isolate KNU-18-1 chromosome X, ASM2916894v1, whole genome shotgun sequence:
ttccctctctcaaatcgcaggaaaaaaaaaagtttcagaggGTCGGACGGGTTGGGGTCGGACTGGggttgctctttcgggttggggttggggtcggaggggtggggtcgtggtcgacgggggtgagggtggtgatcggcgttggggttgacgtgggtgggtgagggtggttcgggtgagggtgggcggttggggtgagatagagggagagagagatgatgcagagagagaatattgtgaggggggtatttttggggttttgaaaaaaaaggaatagtttttttagtttttaaatttttggtttagggaaaaaattttttgattttctaagtatagaaaatcaaatttcccttataaAATAACTGATGGTATAAGATTTCCTTACCATCGATTAATTATGGGTCACTCTTACAATGTTGTTTAGAATAGTGTCTAGAAACTCTTTAAAAATTACCTCTAAAGTTCAATTTTTCTAACAGTGTTGAGAGAATATCATTAACCAACATAAAGTACTGGTATAgtattaattctcatacaattgtttaataaattttagaattaaaaaagtGGGACCCACATAAATCAACgagaaaacaaaaagaaaagttGTCCTCTTATTTATATAGGGAGATACATTTTCCTTtcttaactaattaatttatttaaatttaaattttattaattaaaaaaacaaaaaacaaatataaaatatcaatttaaattccatataaaatatctaaaagAATTAAGAACTGATGtttacacatatataatatttattattattcgaTATAATAAGCTACCTTAGCCTTATCCCTGTACAATATTAAAAGGTTTATTGGACTTTTCCtagtaattaaaatataatatctaCAGTGAtgtcacataataatataaggACCATCCATTCTCACCTTATCTTTTAGGTTCCATTGCTatcaaattaaaatagtaaaatacattcaaaaatATAGTAAAATATATCAATTTTCCAAgtattaatttatcatatataaaACACATTTATTTCGAACTTTCTAATATTTTAGTGGACAATTAATTATATCAAATAAATAACAACATACcaattttcgaattttatttttatggaaataatataactagatttttatttgattgaggCTTGTATATATCTCTCtgataaaaaattatatcaataatattattatacatatttatggtaaaatattatatttgactaatattttatattatattttcataaataattgtTTAATTGAGATCTTAATTTGTGTATATATTCGGTGCGCATGTTTTAATATCAGAATATGTCATTTTCAatgttatatattaaataagttGTTTTAAGTTATAGCACTTACATTAGATTAAATGAGataaatttaagttattatataaCTTATTATTCTCTATAATATCAAGAAAAATGAGAAAGTTTTagacaataaataataaaatttagaaaattattaattttaacctaataaattaaatattattttactatttatttattgttaattatatttttatacacTCCAACTTTTtgttagaacaaaaaaaaaatagcatcgCGATAAATGGCTATATATTGCTTAATATTTTATAGAagttaaactttatattttttaaaatattataaataaaattttaagttcaattttaataatttttttaatgtaattagtttgaaaataatttttagtacgtaattaattttgttaacaATTTTATATTGAGTTattattacattttattttataaaaaatataataagaatactatttattattattttaaaaaatatataacctAATTTATGATTTAAGTAAACATAacctaatttatatatttatagcaagaacctaatttattttaaaatgctATTTACTCTATATTATATATGAAAAGtatattcaaaataatattataaatacattgcaaaaaaaataatattataaatataaaataataataataataataataataataataataataataaatatttcacttataaaaaaataaataattaccagAACAAAGCCTTTGATAATCTGATCGGAGTAATATTCCGGTTGAGATTCCTGCAAAGTCAGTAAATGATCAATCACAGTATTCCGATCACCGCCATCTTTCCGATTCCGATGCTCTTCGATCAAACCCTGTAAAAACAAGTCAGCCTTCTTCCCAAGCCTCTCAACTCTCTTCTCATAATTATTGATCGGAATCCACTTCAAAACCGGCAAAAAATCCGCCGGGTTCTCAGCTCCAGCATTCTCAAGAACCTCTTTCATAACCTCCCTAAACCGCCGACCCTCCTCCGCCACGTCATCACCGTAGTACCGTTTTCCGGCCATCATTCTCATTATGATGTTAAAACTCATCTCTGTCAATTTCGACCTCAGCTCCACCCGGCTCCACCCTCCGCCGGCGCCGGAGAATTGGCGGAGGAGCCGGAGGATCTCGTCTTTACGGATGTCGAGAAAGAGGTTGAGACGGGTTGAGGATAAGATCTCGACGGTGGCGATGCGGCGGAGATTCCGCCAATGGTGGCCGTAAGGGGCATTGACTATGTTGGTGTAGTTGTAGCCTACGTGCTTGCCCATGATAAGAAGTGGACGGTTGGCTAAAACGATGTCGTTTTTGGTGAAGCATTCTTCTACCGCTGATGGGGATGATATGATTGCCACGTGGCGTGATCCGAATTGAAGAGAGAAAACGTCGCCGTATTGGGTTGAGAGTTTTTGTAAAGCTCTATGGATTGGTTGTTTGGTTAGGAGATGAAGGTGGCCTATTATGGGGTATGAAGGTGGTGATGGTGGTGGGTTTTTGTACTGTGTTTTATTGGTTTTGgtaattttgaagaaaaaaatggtgaaGATGATAAtggttattgttattattattatttcttccatatttttttttttgggggtaaTTTGAATTAAAGAATGTAGTTTGTgataatgtaatatataatgatGGGAATTTGGATATGGGCCacaaagaaattaataataaagtgatattattTTGTCACGTTGTTATGTTGTGTTATCTTTTTCGGTTCATGAATAACTTTTGTACAACAACTCATAGCATTTTAAATATGAATGCTTTGGATTTTGCTAGGTATTTCTCGTATCAAAAGTAAATCTTGATGGGACTTTTTGGTCGGTTTGTAATGGGTTGCTTAGTGGGTGATAAtagtgttagagattttatatattaaaatatattatgatcgaattgtaaaatatatatatatatgttataatatatataaataaaatgtaaaagaatttataataagatatttatacaCTCATTCACAATTTTGAGTGTAGATTAGGAAAGATCACcataatttaaataaggtattacacctttattCAAAAGTAAGAGAACTCCTTAAGAAATAGCTTTAGAAA
This window harbors:
- the LOC115715709 gene encoding cytochrome P450 81Q32, which gives rise to MEEIIIITITIIIFTIFFFKITKTNKTQYKNPPPSPPSYPIIGHLHLLTKQPIHRALQKLSTQYGDVFSLQFGSRHVAIISSPSAVEECFTKNDIVLANRPLLIMGKHVGYNYTNIVNAPYGHHWRNLRRIATVEILSSTRLNLFLDIRKDEILRLLRQFSGAGGGWSRVELRSKLTEMSFNIIMRMMAGKRYYGDDVAEEGRRFREVMKEVLENAGAENPADFLPVLKWIPINNYEKRVERLGKKADLFLQGLIEEHRNRKDGGDRNTVIDHLLTLQESQPEYYSDQIIKGFVLILLMAGSDTSAVTLEWAMSNLLNHPCILQKVRDELDSQVGQQQLLEESNLTKLSYLRNVIFETLRLYPAAPLLIPHYSSSDCTISGFDVPRNTMVIVNAWAIQRDPKFWEDPEIFKPERFESNNISKTEGYKFMPFGVGRRACPGIGLAERVVALTLGSLIQCFEWENISKEKVDMSEGKGLTMPKAVPLEAMCKPCPIMDVLFS